One Bacillota bacterium genomic window carries:
- the flgM gene encoding flagellar biosynthesis anti-sigma factor FlgM, translating into MKIDRTTLVSFARLNAQTAPKGKPTAKKTQADQVSISAQARQLAAVSQNERAEKVAKIKEQIAAGTYKVDPEKVAGKIIDFFR; encoded by the coding sequence ATGAAGATAGATCGCACGACCCTGGTGAGTTTTGCCCGGCTTAATGCCCAGACGGCACCAAAGGGTAAGCCTACCGCCAAGAAGACTCAGGCCGATCAGGTGTCTATTTCTGCCCAGGCCAGGCAATTGGCGGCCGTGTCCCAAAATGAGAGGGCGGAGAAAGTAGCTAAGATCAAGGAACAGATTGCTGCTGGGACCTACAAAGTGGATCCCGAGAAAGTGGCAGGCAAAATTATTGACTTTTTCAGGTAG